A region from the SAR86 cluster bacterium genome encodes:
- a CDS encoding sugar phosphate isomerase/epimerase: MIYVSSSCVKNQFIWQSVETLAKNGFKNIELSGGTERDSRYIKHLHDLKEKFNLNYRCHNYFPPPEEHFVMNLASDSDEIYSKTINIINESIKLSKIFGATEYGFHAGFLIDISTSEIGKSVMGRDLFDRKEANNRFIERFKNIDVQDGIRLYIENNVVSMNNYSNFGNQNCFLLTSYEDVEAMKSKLDFNLLLDIGHLYVSCNTLGKDFDQEFNLLSQLTDYIHISDNNGVSDENKRLKKGSKIHNALLASNLKDKTFTLEINNDIEGLTDSYNILMELL; the protein is encoded by the coding sequence ATGATTTATGTATCCTCATCATGTGTCAAAAACCAATTCATTTGGCAAAGTGTAGAAACACTTGCAAAAAATGGCTTTAAAAATATTGAGCTCAGCGGTGGAACTGAAAGGGATTCAAGATATATAAAACACTTACATGATCTCAAAGAAAAGTTTAATTTAAATTATAGGTGTCATAATTATTTTCCACCTCCAGAAGAACACTTTGTTATGAACCTAGCATCTGATTCAGACGAAATATATAGTAAAACAATCAATATTATCAATGAATCTATCAAATTATCTAAAATATTTGGCGCTACTGAATATGGTTTTCATGCAGGTTTTTTGATTGACATAAGCACCAGTGAAATTGGAAAATCTGTTATGGGAAGAGATTTATTTGATAGAAAAGAAGCTAATAATAGATTTATTGAAAGGTTTAAAAATATAGATGTACAAGATGGTATTAGGCTTTATATCGAGAACAATGTAGTGTCTATGAATAATTATTCTAACTTTGGTAATCAAAATTGCTTTCTTTTAACAAGTTATGAAGATGTTGAGGCAATGAAATCAAAACTAGATTTTAATTTGCTTTTAGACATCGGTCATCTTTATGTTAGTTGCAACACCTTAGGTAAAGATTTTGATCAGGAATTTAATTTGTTAAGTCAATTAACAGACTATATTCATATAAGCGATAATAATGGAGTAAGTGATGAAAATAAGAGACTTAAAAAAGGAAGTAAAATTCATAATGCCTTACTAGCTTCTAACCTAAAAGATAAAACGTTTACCTTAGAAATAAACAATGATATTGAAGGATTAACTGATTCTTACAATATCTTAATGGAGTTATTGTGA
- a CDS encoding N-acetylneuraminate synthase family protein: protein MKKHFNKSFQIGNKTVSEDSNVFIIAEAGVNHCGDMDMAYKMIDVAAESGSDAIKFQSFKADSLILKDVDMADYQKTALKSNKTQYQMLKELELNIESAEKLKKQSEEAGLIFLTTPFDYDSFKELIKLDLAAYKIASTDTTNIEFIKTIAMQNKPLIISTGMTHMSEISLLLNELKHINKDIVLLQCTSNYPLDDSEVNLNVINTFKDNFDCLVGFSDHSIGIQASQLSVGIGSVMIEKHFTLDKNLPGPDHSASLDPEELIKFVKSIRSAEVIMGSSLKMPTISEIRTRASLQKSIVALQPIKKGDILNDKNLGCKRSGGEGIPAIYLNDLFGLTATRDYSIDDLIIE, encoded by the coding sequence ATGAAAAAACACTTTAATAAATCTTTTCAAATTGGCAACAAAACAGTCAGTGAAGATAGTAATGTATTTATAATCGCTGAAGCTGGTGTTAATCACTGTGGTGATATGGATATGGCTTATAAGATGATTGATGTTGCAGCAGAGTCAGGTTCTGATGCAATAAAGTTTCAAAGTTTCAAAGCTGATTCTCTAATTCTAAAAGATGTAGATATGGCTGATTATCAGAAAACTGCTCTTAAATCAAATAAAACACAATATCAGATGTTAAAAGAATTAGAATTAAACATTGAATCAGCTGAGAAATTGAAAAAACAATCCGAAGAAGCTGGATTAATATTTCTAACTACTCCTTTTGATTATGATAGTTTTAAAGAATTAATAAAACTTGATCTTGCTGCATATAAAATAGCCTCCACAGATACTACAAATATTGAATTCATCAAAACGATAGCAATGCAAAATAAACCATTAATTATATCTACAGGTATGACCCATATGTCTGAGATAAGTTTGTTACTTAATGAATTAAAGCATATAAACAAAGATATTGTATTGCTTCAATGCACCTCAAATTATCCACTTGATGATTCTGAAGTAAATCTTAATGTTATAAATACTTTTAAAGATAATTTTGATTGTTTGGTAGGTTTTTCTGATCATTCTATTGGTATACAGGCTTCACAACTATCCGTTGGAATAGGATCAGTAATGATTGAAAAGCATTTTACTCTTGACAAAAACTTGCCAGGACCAGATCACTCTGCATCCCTTGACCCAGAAGAACTTATCAAATTTGTAAAATCTATTAGATCTGCAGAAGTGATTATGGGGTCCTCATTAAAAATGCCAACCATATCAGAAATAAGAACAAGAGCCTCATTGCAGAAATCTATCGTAGCTTTACAGCCTATAAAAAAAGGGGACATATTAAACGATAAAAATCTTGGCTGTAAAAGATCAGGTGGAGAAGGTATTCCAGCAATATATCTCAATGATTTATTTGGCTTAACAGCAACTAGGGATTACTCAATTGATGATTTAATTATTGAATGA
- a CDS encoding ABC transporter ATP-binding protein/permease produces MTQKANLSDLKKALFILSDEKSNLFLFAFLFLITASLEMLSIASIGAVISKIVTTISDSLDSGSISNNMLLIIVASIFALRGVMIIFLSYKLWHYCVTFGATLRTRLMKNYQAMSYERFTRIDPGQYSQRILEVCAQFSHTFLWSILRLCADIVILAAISFYLIYINSTLFFLAFGAASILFLISEYFIKPKIKKYGEISNNHSAKMTSTVHNGINGLREIKLLKAEKYFSNLVKKYALTYAHANVRAATAQVAIKTILESVIIVISITYVILYSVQSGVSSDILLDLGIFVFGASRAIPAINQIVLGLNKIRYCSNSINVLYDEFNQNYPLSNNKSNNNTMLSEDDGRCNSISLKNVSSAYANSDEKVLLDINLDIKIGKLTGIFGESGSGKSTLINILSGLINPIHGEVLLLDKEKNNYTFSNDRVYICPQESFMIDDTLSKNVALSDIYDENKVKKALELSGFDFTHKSKKNLKTIVGVGGKQLSGGQRQRVCVARAIYHDKDFLLFDEPTSSLDKHTANIMLSNLKNLSHNKSILIVSHDKILLEKYCDEIFELKNNTLQQVK; encoded by the coding sequence ATGACCCAGAAAGCTAATCTATCAGATCTTAAAAAAGCACTTTTCATCTTGTCTGATGAAAAGTCTAATCTTTTTCTTTTTGCATTTTTATTTTTAATTACAGCTAGCCTTGAAATGCTTAGTATTGCTAGCATTGGAGCAGTAATATCCAAGATTGTTACTACAATTTCTGATTCTTTAGATTCTGGATCAATATCGAATAATATGCTGTTGATTATTGTTGCATCAATTTTTGCATTAAGAGGGGTAATGATAATATTTTTAAGTTACAAACTATGGCATTACTGTGTAACATTTGGAGCAACGTTAAGAACAAGGTTAATGAAGAATTATCAAGCGATGTCATATGAACGTTTTACACGAATTGATCCAGGTCAATATTCTCAAAGAATTTTAGAGGTATGTGCTCAATTTTCACATACATTCCTTTGGTCAATTCTTAGACTATGCGCTGACATCGTAATTCTAGCAGCGATATCTTTTTATCTAATTTATATAAACTCTACACTGTTTTTTTTAGCTTTTGGAGCAGCATCTATTTTATTTTTAATAAGCGAGTATTTTATAAAGCCAAAAATAAAGAAATATGGCGAAATTTCAAATAACCACTCAGCTAAAATGACTTCGACCGTTCATAATGGGATAAATGGTTTAAGAGAAATTAAATTACTTAAAGCTGAAAAATATTTCTCAAATTTGGTAAAAAAATACGCTTTGACATACGCTCATGCAAATGTTCGTGCTGCTACAGCCCAAGTTGCTATAAAGACTATTTTAGAATCAGTTATTATAGTTATATCAATAACTTATGTAATTTTATATAGTGTTCAAAGTGGAGTTTCATCAGATATATTATTAGATTTAGGCATATTTGTTTTTGGCGCCTCTAGGGCGATTCCTGCTATAAATCAGATTGTTCTTGGATTAAATAAAATTAGATATTGTTCAAATTCAATTAATGTCCTTTATGATGAATTTAATCAGAATTACCCCCTATCAAATAATAAGTCAAATAATAATACTATGCTTAGTGAGGATGACGGAAGATGTAACTCTATCTCTTTAAAAAATGTTTCCTCTGCGTACGCCAACAGTGATGAAAAAGTACTTTTGGACATAAATCTAGATATTAAGATAGGTAAATTAACTGGAATATTTGGTGAATCTGGTTCAGGGAAATCAACACTAATAAATATATTATCTGGTCTCATTAATCCAATTCATGGAGAAGTTCTTTTATTAGACAAAGAAAAAAATAATTACACTTTTTCAAATGACAGAGTTTATATATGTCCTCAAGAATCATTTATGATCGATGATACATTAAGTAAGAATGTGGCATTAAGCGATATTTATGATGAGAATAAGGTAAAAAAAGCATTAGAATTATCAGGATTTGATTTTACTCATAAATCCAAAAAAAATTTAAAAACTATTGTAGGTGTTGGCGGTAAACAATTATCAGGAGGACAAAGACAGCGTGTTTGTGTTGCAAGGGCAATATATCATGATAAAGATTTTTTACTTTTTGATGAACCAACTAGTTCTCTAGATAAACATACTGCAAATATAATGCTTTCAAATCTAAAAAACTTATCTCATAATAAATCTATTCTAATTGTGTCTCATGATAAAATTCTCCTTGAGAAATACTGTGATGAGATATTTGAACTTAAAAACAATACCCTTCAACAAGTAAAATAA
- a CDS encoding SDR family oxidoreductase has translation MNTKTAIITGTNGSIGNAAAKELKNENYFVIGIDIHKKSINNKNVDIYLSIDLCKIYTDTIYRDKKLYEIKKSLPENSVDLLINNAAFQVVKDLKSIKKDDVEKVFAINTFAPFILIQGLYNELTFSSGKVINIGSIHSRLTKKGFSIYASSKSALRMITKSLALELGSDISILSIEPSAISTPMLLDGLKNKAHLNKLKKYHPTNSIGTPEEIAKLISLLGKYNSKFLNGSILNFDGGIGSLLHDPES, from the coding sequence ATGAATACTAAAACCGCAATTATTACAGGTACAAATGGAAGTATTGGCAATGCAGCTGCAAAAGAACTAAAAAATGAGAATTATTTTGTTATCGGCATAGATATTCATAAAAAATCTATAAATAATAAGAACGTGGATATATATTTATCTATTGATTTATGTAAGATTTATACAGATACAATTTATAGAGATAAAAAATTATATGAGATCAAGAAAAGTCTGCCTGAAAATTCAGTCGATCTTTTAATTAATAATGCCGCCTTTCAAGTTGTGAAAGACTTGAAATCTATTAAAAAAGATGATGTTGAAAAAGTATTTGCAATAAATACATTTGCACCTTTCATTTTGATTCAAGGTTTATATAATGAATTAACATTTTCATCTGGCAAGGTAATTAATATTGGCAGCATACATTCAAGGCTTACAAAAAAAGGGTTTAGTATTTATGCTTCCAGCAAATCTGCTCTGAGAATGATCACAAAATCTCTTGCATTAGAACTAGGTTCTGATATATCAATTTTATCCATTGAGCCATCTGCAATTTCAACACCAATGTTACTAGATGGATTAAAAAATAAAGCACATTTAAATAAATTAAAAAAATACCATCCAACAAACAGCATAGGGACGCCAGAAGAAATTGCAAAACTAATATCATTATTAGGAAAATATAACTCTAAATTTTTAAATGGCTCAATATTAAATTTTGACGGTGGAATTGGATCTTTATTACATGACCCAGAAAGCTAA
- a CDS encoding phosphoglycerate dehydrogenase, translated as MTEKLKVLITCPPMLLMIDHFKDLLEQKNISITTPNFVQTLSISELIKLVPLHHGWIIGDDPATKEVFEAGRTGLLKAAVKWGIGVDNVDFEACKELNIPITNTPNIFGSEVADIALGYVIGCARGTYEIDRAVRCGHWYKPTGQSLSGKNAAIIGFGDIGKQLAKRLIACEMNVSVYDPFVLNEEKIEVTINNWPEKINEADFIILTCSLNDSTFHIINDNSIRDMKDGVSIVNVSRGPLIDETILNKYLDSGKIRYLALDVYEKEPLNKNSLLINRSNIILGSHNASNTKDAVIKASEQAIKTLTDFLKCEHEY; from the coding sequence ATGACTGAGAAATTAAAAGTATTGATTACATGCCCACCTATGCTCTTGATGATTGATCATTTTAAAGATCTGCTTGAACAAAAAAATATATCGATTACGACTCCAAATTTTGTTCAGACATTGTCAATTAGTGAATTAATAAAATTAGTACCATTACATCATGGCTGGATTATTGGCGATGATCCTGCAACTAAAGAGGTTTTTGAAGCAGGCAGGACCGGCTTACTTAAAGCTGCAGTTAAATGGGGAATAGGAGTCGATAACGTTGATTTTGAAGCATGCAAAGAGTTAAATATTCCAATAACCAATACACCAAATATTTTTGGTTCTGAGGTTGCTGATATCGCACTAGGTTATGTAATTGGTTGTGCTAGAGGCACCTACGAAATTGATAGAGCTGTTCGATGTGGACATTGGTATAAACCAACAGGGCAATCTTTATCTGGAAAAAATGCTGCTATCATTGGTTTTGGAGATATAGGCAAGCAACTTGCAAAGAGATTGATAGCGTGCGAAATGAATGTTTCTGTATACGATCCTTTTGTATTAAACGAAGAAAAAATTGAAGTCACTATAAATAATTGGCCGGAAAAAATTAATGAAGCTGATTTTATTATTCTCACATGCTCACTAAATGACTCAACATTCCATATCATAAATGATAACTCAATTAGAGATATGAAAGATGGTGTTAGTATTGTAAATGTAAGCAGGGGACCATTAATAGATGAAACTATATTAAATAAGTATTTAGATTCAGGCAAAATAAGATATTTAGCTTTAGATGTTTATGAAAAGGAACCCCTAAATAAAAATTCTTTGCTTATTAATAGAAGCAACATAATTTTAGGATCACACAATGCATCAAACACCAAAGATGCTGTTATAAAAGCAAGTGAACAAGCAATTAAAACTTTAACTGATTTCTTAAAATGTGAACATGAATACTAA
- a CDS encoding acylneuraminate cytidylyltransferase family protein → MNKITALLPMKANSQRVPNKNFKLFNGKPLFMWVLNELLASELIDQIVINTDAKDNIMDHGINESERIIIRDRDSNLCGDEVSMNKIIKDDLQNIESEIYLMTHTTNPLITKFTINKAINTFLDCCNNRDSDSLFSVNKFQSRFYDHKCQPINHDPNNLIQTQELEPFFEENSILYIFTKKSFSITNARIGMRPIMFETPMIESIDIDTPSDWDFAFKLKELILKNNND, encoded by the coding sequence ATGAATAAAATAACAGCATTATTGCCAATGAAGGCTAACAGCCAGAGAGTTCCAAATAAGAATTTTAAATTATTTAATGGTAAGCCATTATTTATGTGGGTTTTAAATGAGTTGCTTGCTTCAGAATTAATTGACCAAATAGTAATTAATACAGATGCCAAGGATAATATTATGGATCATGGTATCAACGAATCGGAAAGAATTATAATAAGAGACCGTGATAGTAATCTTTGCGGTGACGAGGTCTCGATGAATAAAATTATTAAAGATGACTTGCAAAATATAGAATCTGAAATATACCTAATGACACACACTACAAATCCTCTAATAACAAAATTTACTATTAATAAAGCTATCAATACCTTTCTAGATTGCTGTAATAACAGAGATTCAGATTCACTTTTTTCTGTAAATAAGTTTCAAAGTCGTTTTTATGATCATAAATGTCAACCAATTAATCACGATCCAAATAATTTAATTCAAACACAAGAGCTGGAGCCATTTTTTGAAGAAAATTCAATCTTATATATTTTTACTAAAAAGAGTTTTAGTATTACTAATGCAAGGATCGGAATGCGACCAATTATGTTTGAAACTCCAATGATTGAGTCTATAGATATTGATACTCCAAGTGATTGGGACTTTGCATTTAAGCTTAAAGAATTAATATTAAAAAATAATAATGACTGA
- a CDS encoding glycosyltransferase, translated as MIISIVIRTLNEEKYLEELLSSLRNQNLDGNELEIVLIDSGSTDNTINIAKKYNSVITYIKKHQFTFGRSLNMGTEKTSGDIVCYISGHCIPCDKNWLINLIEPILKNNISYVYGSQVGRDTTKFSEKQWFKKYFPEKSQIPQNGIFCNNANSALLKSVWKDYKFNEKLTGLEDMDLASRLSKAGLLIAYKAEAKVFHIHNETWSQTKHRYEREAMALQQISPEIQVTLLDAIRYFISGIFLDFSEALNEKCLKENFLSIIKFRLALNSGTYLGNQSHRKLSKKRKEEYFYPKKTNE; from the coding sequence ATGATAATTTCAATAGTAATAAGAACTTTAAATGAAGAAAAGTATTTAGAAGAGCTTTTATCATCTCTTCGAAATCAAAATTTAGATGGTAATGAACTTGAGATAGTTTTAATTGATTCTGGTTCAACTGACAATACCATCAACATTGCAAAGAAATACAATTCTGTAATAACTTATATAAAAAAACATCAATTTACATTTGGTCGATCTTTGAACATGGGAACTGAAAAAACTTCTGGTGATATAGTTTGTTATATAAGTGGCCACTGTATCCCATGTGATAAAAACTGGTTAATTAATCTCATTGAACCAATCTTAAAAAATAATATTAGTTATGTTTATGGATCACAAGTTGGACGAGACACAACAAAATTTAGCGAAAAACAATGGTTTAAAAAATACTTTCCTGAAAAATCACAAATCCCTCAAAATGGAATTTTTTGTAATAATGCAAATTCAGCTCTTCTAAAATCAGTATGGAAAGACTATAAATTTAACGAAAAACTTACTGGGCTTGAGGATATGGATCTTGCTTCCAGGCTTTCAAAAGCAGGGCTATTAATTGCATATAAGGCAGAGGCTAAAGTTTTCCACATTCATAATGAGACATGGTCTCAAACTAAGCACAGATATGAAAGAGAGGCTATGGCTCTTCAACAGATATCTCCAGAAATTCAAGTAACACTCTTAGATGCAATAAGATATTTCATAAGCGGCATTTTTTTAGATTTTAGTGAGGCGTTAAACGAAAAATGTTTGAAAGAAAACTTCTTGAGTATAATTAAATTCAGACTTGCTTTAAACTCAGGTACATATTTAGGCAATCAATCACACAGAAAATTATCCAAAAAAAGAAAGGAAGAATATTTTTATCCTAAAAAAACTAATGAATAA
- a CDS encoding SMP-30/gluconolactonase/LRE family protein produces the protein MNCDLQQISKLKSKLGEGIFFDGSAVYWVDIESKRIFSSNKEFNVILDFIPSVILSKIKNRLLVGANKGIYSISPQTIEQEITFENIFDSSEYRLNDGCLLRDGSYLLGFMHQKTPNRKIGGIFHVSKNKNITLLDWNCKIPNTFIELENSDILITDSSESKIYRCTLDIENKKIYKKVWNFCNKNKTPDGGCIIFGNLLAISIWDGSCINIYNENGKVVDVIRLPFTRPTNCAYDAKNSGLYITSAASIDGNSKDIQLGGHTFKLKYSYDNFNSNKNFK, from the coding sequence ATGAATTGTGATTTGCAACAAATTTCAAAATTAAAATCAAAGCTAGGAGAAGGTATTTTTTTTGATGGCAGCGCTGTATATTGGGTTGACATTGAATCTAAAAGAATATTTTCTTCAAATAAAGAATTCAATGTTATTCTTGATTTTATTCCTTCTGTTATTTTATCAAAAATAAAGAATAGACTCCTTGTGGGCGCAAATAAAGGAATTTATTCAATCTCTCCACAAACCATAGAACAAGAAATAACATTTGAAAATATTTTTGATTCCTCAGAATATAGACTGAATGATGGGTGTTTGCTTAGAGACGGAAGTTATCTTCTAGGGTTTATGCATCAGAAAACTCCCAATCGTAAAATTGGTGGTATCTTTCATGTTTCGAAGAATAAAAATATAACCTTGTTAGACTGGAACTGCAAAATACCAAATACTTTTATTGAATTAGAGAATTCAGATATTCTAATTACAGACTCTTCAGAGAGCAAAATTTACAGATGTACTTTAGATATTGAAAATAAGAAGATTTACAAAAAAGTTTGGAATTTTTGTAATAAAAATAAAACGCCAGATGGCGGATGTATAATTTTTGGAAATCTCCTCGCAATTTCAATTTGGGATGGGTCATGTATAAATATCTATAATGAAAATGGAAAGGTTGTAGATGTTATAAGATTACCATTTACCAGACCTACTAATTGTGCTTATGATGCAAAGAATTCTGGCTTATACATAACTTCCGCAGCTAGTATAGATGGCAATTCAAAAGATATTCAACTTGGCGGACATACTTTTAAGTTAAAATATAGCTATGATAATTTCAATAGTAATAAGAACTTTAAATGA
- the galE gene encoding UDP-glucose 4-epimerase GalE, whose protein sequence is MSKKNVLVTGGAGYIGSHAVKKLIENGDNPVILDNFSTGNKWALQDCEFFDCDLLDNNKLKGIFAKNSFDYVMHFAGKSLVGESAQKPSLYYENNVSGSINLLNACIDSDIDKIIFSSSAAVYGDPKSELINENHQTKPKNPYGQSKLFIEKILEDAFIAYGVSSISFRYFNAAGADPLGTIGEFHEPETHLIPNVIMKLISQKNSKKLKIFGDTYQTKDGTCVRDYIHVNDIASAHIKAFDFLDKNSKSHIFNLGNGSGFSVLEVINTVKNKLNLNKISYEIAPPRNGDPAVLVADSAKANSLLNWNPNNSNIENIINDAINWHRSNNL, encoded by the coding sequence ATGAGTAAAAAAAATGTTCTTGTAACGGGTGGGGCCGGATACATTGGCTCGCATGCAGTAAAAAAATTAATTGAAAATGGAGACAATCCTGTAATTTTAGATAATTTTTCTACTGGTAATAAATGGGCTCTTCAAGATTGTGAGTTCTTTGATTGTGATCTATTAGATAATAATAAATTAAAAGGTATCTTTGCAAAAAACAGCTTTGATTATGTGATGCACTTTGCAGGAAAATCACTCGTGGGTGAGTCTGCACAAAAACCCAGTTTATATTATGAGAATAATGTTTCAGGGTCTATTAACCTTTTAAACGCTTGTATAGATTCAGATATTGATAAGATAATATTCTCTTCTTCAGCTGCTGTATATGGTGATCCAAAGTCAGAACTTATAAACGAAAATCATCAAACCAAGCCTAAAAACCCTTATGGTCAAAGCAAGCTGTTTATTGAAAAAATTTTAGAAGATGCTTTCATAGCTTATGGAGTAAGCTCAATTTCATTTAGATATTTTAATGCAGCAGGAGCAGATCCTCTGGGGACTATAGGAGAATTTCATGAGCCAGAAACCCATTTAATACCAAATGTGATTATGAAATTAATATCACAAAAAAATTCTAAAAAGTTAAAAATTTTTGGAGATACATATCAAACAAAAGATGGAACATGTGTTCGAGATTATATCCATGTAAATGACATTGCATCAGCACATATAAAAGCCTTTGACTTTCTTGATAAAAATTCTAAATCTCATATTTTTAATCTTGGAAATGGAAGTGGTTTTTCGGTTTTGGAAGTTATAAATACAGTGAAGAACAAATTGAATTTAAATAAAATATCTTATGAAATTGCACCCCCAAGAAATGGAGATCCTGCAGTTTTAGTTGCTGATTCAGCAAAAGCAAACTCACTTTTAAATTGGAATCCAAATAATTCAAATATTGAAAATATTATCAATGACGCAATTAACTGGCATAGATCAAACAATCTATGA
- a CDS encoding nucleotide sugar dehydrogenase, whose amino-acid sequence MNKITVVGIGYVGLSLSILLSKNNDVTCLDINESKVKDINKGISPINDGEASNYLSNKNLNLQATLDAEKAYTNADYVIIATPTDYDDLTNSFNTSSVERVIEDAIKFNPNIFIIIKSTVPVGFTAKIKNILNFENIIFSPEFLREGHALNDNLYPSRIVIGGECDESKKFAKLLQEASLKKEIEICFMQSTEAEAVKLFSNAYLAMRVAYFNELDSYGMMKSLNVKQIIKAVCLDERIGNNYNNPSFGYGGYCLPKDTKQLLANFSDVPQDLMQAIVSSNSTRKAFIANQILSLKPQTVGIYKLSMKQDSDNFRFASILDVIEKLRHNGISILIFDPTIVETSFDGIEVEKNIKDFIKNSNIIVANRLDAQILHAKDKIFTRDIFERDI is encoded by the coding sequence ATGAATAAAATAACTGTAGTAGGTATTGGTTATGTAGGACTCTCATTATCAATTTTACTCTCAAAAAATAATGACGTGACATGTCTTGATATTAATGAAAGCAAGGTTAAAGACATAAATAAAGGTATTTCACCCATTAATGATGGTGAAGCATCAAATTATCTATCTAACAAAAACTTAAATTTACAAGCAACTCTGGATGCAGAAAAAGCATATACAAATGCTGATTATGTAATAATTGCAACACCAACAGATTATGATGACTTAACAAACTCTTTTAATACTTCTAGTGTTGAACGAGTCATTGAAGACGCAATTAAATTTAATCCCAATATATTTATAATTATAAAATCTACTGTACCCGTTGGTTTTACAGCTAAAATTAAAAACATATTAAATTTTGAAAATATTATATTCTCACCTGAATTTTTGCGAGAAGGCCATGCTTTGAATGATAATCTATATCCATCAAGAATTGTAATAGGTGGAGAATGTGATGAATCAAAAAAATTTGCGAAATTATTGCAAGAAGCATCATTAAAAAAAGAAATTGAAATTTGTTTTATGCAATCTACTGAAGCAGAAGCTGTGAAACTCTTTTCAAATGCTTATTTGGCAATGAGAGTAGCATATTTTAATGAGCTTGATAGCTATGGAATGATGAAAAGCCTAAATGTAAAGCAAATTATTAAAGCAGTATGCTTAGATGAAAGAATTGGTAACAACTATAATAATCCTTCTTTTGGATATGGAGGATATTGCCTACCTAAAGATACTAAACAATTACTAGCAAATTTTAGTGATGTTCCCCAAGATTTAATGCAAGCAATAGTCTCATCGAATTCTACAAGAAAAGCTTTTATAGCTAATCAAATACTTAGCTTAAAGCCTCAAACTGTTGGCATATACAAATTATCAATGAAACAAGATTCTGACAATTTTAGATTTGCTTCAATTTTAGATGTAATTGAAAAGCTAAGACATAATGGCATATCTATTTTGATATTTGACCCTACAATTGTTGAGACTAGCTTTGATGGTATTGAAGTAGAAAAAAATATCAAGGATTTCATAAAAAATTCAAATATAATTGTTGCAAATAGATTGGATGCTCAAATATTACATGCAAAAGATAAAATTTTTACCAGAGACATCTTTGAGAGAGATATATAA